In a single window of the Terriglobia bacterium genome:
- a CDS encoding cysteine hydrolase, protein MNNDWAFVDIDTQYDFMMPDGQLYVPAAEIRIPNLKHLTEVAIQRGIPLFSSVDAHTPDDPEFEQFPPHCVAGTPGQRKIAETTGRKPLIVSDAPSAWKAVQQADADQIILEKRKFDIFSNPCADGLIAKMKGRKFVVYGVATDYCVKAAVLGLLKRGQAVLLVEDAVAAVAPQSGAAALEAMHTCGAELVTTDYILNALGTLGLTARA, encoded by the coding sequence ATGAACAATGATTGGGCCTTTGTGGACATCGATACACAATACGATTTCATGATGCCCGACGGGCAACTTTATGTTCCCGCGGCCGAAATCCGGATCCCCAATCTCAAGCATCTCACCGAGGTGGCAATACAACGCGGCATCCCGCTGTTCTCGTCGGTCGATGCGCATACGCCCGACGATCCGGAATTTGAGCAGTTTCCTCCGCATTGCGTGGCGGGAACCCCCGGGCAAAGGAAGATCGCAGAGACTACGGGCAGAAAGCCGCTGATCGTCAGTGATGCGCCATCGGCGTGGAAGGCGGTACAGCAAGCCGATGCGGACCAGATCATTCTCGAGAAGCGGAAATTTGATATCTTTTCGAACCCTTGCGCTGATGGGCTGATTGCAAAAATGAAGGGCCGCAAGTTTGTCGTCTACGGCGTGGCCACCGATTATTGCGTCAAGGCCGCCGTGCTGGGGTTGCTGAAGCGTGGCCAGGCAGTGCTCCTGGTGGAGGATGCAGTGGCGGCGGTCGCCCCCCAGAGCGGGGCAGCCGCGCTTGAGGCGATGCACACGTGTGGAGCTGAGTTGGTGACGACGGACTACATTTTGAACGCACTGGGGACCCTCGGCTTGACGGCCCGGGCTTGA
- a CDS encoding WD40 repeat domain-containing protein: protein MGFNWSSIADLRHRRSLTALGGEVFRVSIGLVACFAGGCIAAQNPPQSPSRSEIRFENPNTVRAAAFSADRRLLACATDDMKVRVREVTSGRQLLVLSGHTDHIGTVAFSPDGRLLASGSEDHTIRLWAVSDGRLTRTLSGHTNYVDSVTFSPDGRWLASAGADRTIKIWEVESGRLILSISSQAGWVHGVVFTPDGRSLASLGADHSIRLWDAVTGRELRRLAGHPRYIFGLAFSPDGRWLVSASLDKTAKVWDAASGQELRALTGYTDAIRAIAFSSDGRWVASASGDDPVRVSEVASGRELYTLKGHTGTVLTVAFSADGRRLFSASDDNSFNVWEVKSGKEIFSSHPEAATEP from the coding sequence ATGGGGTTCAATTGGAGTAGCATCGCCGACCTTCGACACCGTCGTTCCTTGACAGCCCTTGGTGGGGAAGTGTTCCGGGTGTCGATTGGGCTGGTGGCATGCTTCGCGGGCGGCTGCATCGCCGCCCAGAATCCCCCGCAATCTCCGTCACGTAGTGAGATCAGATTCGAGAATCCCAATACGGTCCGGGCCGCGGCGTTTAGTGCCGACCGGCGCTTGTTGGCCTGTGCCACCGATGATATGAAAGTCAGAGTCCGGGAGGTAACCTCCGGTCGGCAATTGCTTGTCCTTTCCGGACACACCGATCATATCGGTACGGTGGCCTTCAGCCCGGATGGCCGGCTGTTGGCCAGCGGCAGTGAGGACCATACAATCAGGCTCTGGGCGGTGAGCGACGGCCGCCTCACGCGAACCCTTTCGGGACACACAAATTACGTGGATTCGGTGACCTTCAGTCCGGATGGACGCTGGCTCGCTTCGGCGGGTGCAGACAGGACCATCAAAATTTGGGAGGTGGAGAGCGGGCGTCTGATTCTTTCCATCTCAAGTCAGGCCGGTTGGGTCCATGGCGTTGTCTTTACCCCGGACGGGCGATCGTTAGCCTCCCTGGGGGCGGATCATTCAATCCGCCTCTGGGACGCCGTCACTGGAAGAGAACTGCGTCGTCTCGCGGGACACCCCCGGTACATTTTTGGGTTAGCGTTCAGTCCCGATGGCCGGTGGCTGGTCTCTGCGAGCCTCGACAAGACGGCCAAAGTGTGGGATGCCGCCAGCGGACAAGAACTGCGGGCCTTGACCGGATACACGGACGCGATTCGAGCCATCGCCTTTAGCTCCGACGGGCGCTGGGTGGCTTCCGCGAGTGGCGACGATCCCGTCCGGGTCTCGGAGGTGGCGAGCGGCCGCGAGCTCTACACCCTGAAAGGCCACACCGGAACGGTGCTGACGGTTGCTTTCAGTGCGGATGGACGCCGTCTTTTCTCCGCCAGCGACGACAATAGCTTCAATGTTTGGGAAGTAAAAAGCGGGAAAGAGATTTTTTCAAGTCATCCTGAAGCGGCCACTGAACCATAA
- a CDS encoding NUDIX hydrolase, with product MEQKNRKYPRPAVTVDVVLFTVIRGHLKVLLIQRKNPPFQGRWAIPGGFVGPRESLEEAALRELKEETNVSGVYLEQLYTFGAPGRDPRTRVITVAYFSLICASLAEVHASDDAREARWFSVRRLPRLAFDHREILLCALDRLRNKLGYSNIGFQLLPEKFTLTELQRVYEIILGRKIDKRNFRKKLTQLDILSGCSERRMAGVHRPARLYSFVQQKFSARKGKGIVFSF from the coding sequence ATGGAACAGAAAAACAGAAAATACCCTCGACCGGCGGTGACTGTCGACGTGGTGCTCTTTACCGTGATCAGGGGCCATCTCAAGGTCCTTCTGATCCAGCGAAAGAACCCTCCCTTTCAAGGGCGATGGGCGATTCCGGGTGGTTTTGTCGGCCCCCGGGAATCGCTGGAAGAAGCGGCCCTCCGTGAATTGAAAGAAGAAACCAACGTCTCCGGAGTTTATCTTGAGCAGCTCTACACTTTTGGAGCGCCTGGCCGCGATCCCCGGACGCGGGTGATCACCGTTGCTTATTTCTCTCTGATCTGCGCGAGTCTCGCCGAGGTCCACGCCTCCGACGATGCCCGGGAGGCCCGCTGGTTTTCTGTGCGACGGTTGCCTCGCCTCGCATTCGACCACCGCGAGATCCTTCTCTGCGCGCTGGACCGGCTGAGAAATAAACTGGGATACTCCAATATTGGATTTCAGTTGCTGCCTGAAAAATTTACCCTGACGGAACTGCAGCGAGTCTACGAGATCATCCTGGGTCGAAAGATCGACAAGCGTAACTTCCGAAAGAAGCTGACTCAGCTGGATATCCTGAGCGGATGCTCGGAGCGGCGCATGGCCGGTGTCCATCGCCCGGCCCGGCTCTATTCTTTCGTACAACAAAAATTCTCGGCCCGCAAAGGGAAGGGGATCGTGTTTTCGTTCTAA
- a CDS encoding nicotinate phosphoribosyltransferase — MGTGTSGHQALLVDLYELTMAAGYFENGVNYPSTFELFVRDLPEHRSYLVAAGLEQAVDYLETFRFQSEEIDFLRSHPTFAHVREAFFDYLKHFRFRGDLWAMPEAQIVETYLLSMINFQTMIATKATRVVAAAAGRGVIEFGTRRAHGPEAGVLAARAAYLGGCLGTSNVYAGFQMGIPIFGTAAHSWTMTFEDEEEAFEKYCRAFPDSALLLIDTYDTVEGARKAARMGQRVKGVRIDSGDLLKTSQQVRRILDDAGLSGVQILASGDLNEYKIRDLVQHGAPIDVFGVGTELATSHDAAALGGVYKLVEQTVGNSPRYRMKLSAQKATYPGKKQVFRFMNAREELDHDVIAREDEPTQGVPLLERVMAEGQRLAPLPSLRAARERAALNFSRLQERYATFENPDTYPVTKSQALEGLFQKMKHLNSGGTSEDTAAEKKLSAALSQTIDLKGDPSL; from the coding sequence ATGGGGACCGGGACCTCTGGCCATCAGGCTTTGCTGGTGGATTTATATGAGCTGACCATGGCCGCGGGGTATTTTGAAAACGGGGTCAATTACCCGTCCACGTTCGAGCTCTTCGTGAGGGATCTGCCGGAGCATCGATCGTACCTGGTTGCTGCGGGACTCGAGCAGGCCGTGGATTACTTGGAGACTTTCCGGTTCCAAAGCGAGGAGATTGATTTCCTTCGTTCTCATCCCACCTTCGCCCATGTCAGGGAAGCTTTCTTTGATTACTTGAAACACTTCAGGTTCAGGGGTGATCTTTGGGCCATGCCCGAAGCGCAGATAGTCGAGACCTATCTCCTCTCCATGATCAACTTCCAAACGATGATTGCAACGAAGGCAACTCGAGTCGTTGCCGCCGCGGCAGGGCGAGGCGTGATTGAATTCGGAACTCGCCGTGCGCACGGGCCGGAAGCCGGGGTGCTGGCTGCGCGGGCGGCCTACCTCGGTGGTTGCCTGGGCACCTCCAACGTTTACGCGGGTTTCCAGATGGGGATCCCGATTTTCGGCACCGCAGCCCACTCCTGGACGATGACTTTCGAAGACGAAGAAGAAGCCTTTGAGAAGTATTGCCGTGCGTTCCCCGATTCCGCCCTGTTGCTCATTGATACCTACGATACGGTGGAAGGCGCGAGGAAGGCTGCCCGCATGGGCCAAAGGGTCAAAGGGGTCCGCATCGACAGTGGTGACCTGTTGAAGACGAGCCAGCAGGTGCGCAGGATTCTTGATGACGCTGGGTTGAGCGGAGTCCAAATCTTGGCCTCGGGCGACCTTAATGAATACAAGATTCGCGATCTGGTGCAGCACGGCGCCCCGATCGATGTTTTCGGCGTCGGCACGGAACTCGCCACCTCTCACGATGCCGCGGCGCTGGGCGGTGTTTATAAGCTGGTGGAACAAACCGTGGGAAACTCCCCCCGATATCGCATGAAGCTCAGTGCTCAGAAGGCCACCTATCCCGGAAAGAAGCAGGTTTTTCGGTTTATGAATGCGCGAGAGGAGTTGGACCACGATGTCATTGCTCGAGAAGACGAACCCACTCAAGGCGTCCCTCTCCTCGAACGCGTCATGGCTGAAGGACAGCGTTTGGCACCACTCCCCTCACTGCGTGCTGCCCGTGAGCGTGCCGCCCTGAATTTCTCCAGGCTCCAGGAGCGTTACGCAACTTTTGAAAATCCGGACACTTATCCAGTGACCAAGAGTCAGGCCCTCGAGGGACTCTTTCAGAAGATGAAGCATCTGAATTCAGGTGGGACTTCGGAAGACACAGCGGCTGAGAAGAAACTCTCGGCGGCTTTGTCGCAGACCATCGATTTGAAGGGAGATCCATCGCTATGA